TGATCATTGCCTTTCTGGGGTTTTCCATCATGTCCGCATTCATAAAAGAATGTTCGGTTGAAGGTTTGAAAACTCAGGAAATTATGTTCTTCCAAAATTTTATAGCTCTTATTGTAATCCTCCCATGGGTGTTCCGTGACAAGAAACACAGCTTAAAACCAAAGAATTCCAAACTCGTTTTCGGAAGAGCAATTATCGGACTTCTTTCGATGTATTTCTACTTCTTCGCAGTAAAACTCATTCCCCTTGTTGATGCCACCCTCTTGCAAAGTACCACCCCGATCTTCATTCCTATTATTGCATTTTTTGTATTTCGCAAAAAAATCTCGCTAAAAATTTTGTTTGTGATGATCACCGGATTTATCGGGGTAACAATGGTGTTACATCCGGAAAGAGGTTTTTTAAATCCGGGAGATCTTATCGCACTTTTCTCAGGATTCCTCTCAGCACTTTCTACGGTAATTATCAAGATACTGGATGATAAAAATGAACCGGTGAAAATCGTTATGTTTTATTATCTCGCTATCACAACAGTGATTATGGGCATATGGACAATTCCCACATGGAGCACCCCGCATGGCATTTTATGGTTATATCTTCTTGTGAGCGGTGTGTTTTATGCCATGTTCCAGTTGCTACTTATCCTTTCGGTAAAATATGCATCCACAACCACAATTTCCCCCTTTATCTATCTTGCCGTTGTATTCTCAGGTATTATTGACTGGATTATTTGGAATGAAGTTCCGGAATTAATTACTGTGTTCGGTGCGTTGATTGTTATTATTTCTGCGGTTATATCAACTATTCATCATACGAAACATAACATTCCAATGCATTATAAATAATCCCAAGAGTGAAAATTTACTCATAAGGAAAAAATGAAAAAAATTTTATTAATAATGCTATTCGCAGGGATGGTCTCCCCCGTCTTCGCCTCCGCCCAATGGACGGTTTTGATTTATATGGCAGCCGATAACAGCCTTAGCGAAGCCAGTTTCAAGGACATCAATGAGATGGAAGAAGTCGTATATAACGACTCTGTAAACGTAATTGTTCAAGTTGATCCAAACAATGACTTGAGTCATCCCCCCTATTTCACAACTTGTAGAAGATACGAAATTCAGCATGATATATATCCCGATTCTATTTGTTCTATACTCCTCGAAG
The window above is part of the Candidatus Cloacimonadota bacterium genome. Proteins encoded here:
- a CDS encoding DMT family transporter, whose translation is EKNLNPAKGIFLVIIAFLGFSIMSAFIKECSVEGLKTQEIMFFQNFIALIVILPWVFRDKKHSLKPKNSKLVFGRAIIGLLSMYFYFFAVKLIPLVDATLLQSTTPIFIPIIAFFVFRKKISLKILFVMITGFIGVTMVLHPERGFLNPGDLIALFSGFLSALSTVIIKILDDKNEPVKIVMFYYLAITTVIMGIWTIPTWSTPHGILWLYLLVSGVFYAMFQLLLILSVKYASTTTISPFIYLAVVFSGIIDWIIWNEVPELITVFGALIVIISAVISTIHHTKHNIPMHYK